A window of the Alnus glutinosa chromosome 4, dhAlnGlut1.1, whole genome shotgun sequence genome harbors these coding sequences:
- the LOC133865299 gene encoding cytochrome P450 CYP82D47-like, which produces MLFSHASSTTFMSTILAFFLFLFFLLWIVRRAQITPRKTTLPPEAGGAWPLIGHLHQLRGTKPAHITLGNMADKYGSIFTIRLGVHRTLIVSSWEIAKECFTTNDKVFASRPKAIASELMGYNYALFVLSPYGPHWRQMRKIATVEVLSNHRLEMFKDIRESEVNTSIKEIYELWVKNNNVLVEMKRWFGSLTQNVLFRMVIGKRFDGTATKNENEWNDQSRKTLKDFFQLSGTVVVADALPYLRWLDLGGYERAMKRTAKEFDVVVEGWLEEHKQRKVSGEAKGHKDFMDVMLSIVTDNEENSNHDADTITKATCLSLLVASADTIATTLTWALSLLLNNREALKKAQQEIDVQIGREKQVKESDTKNLVYLQAICKESMRLHPAASLSVPHESTKDCTLAGYHIPAGTRLLVNFSKIHRDPHVWSDPNEFRPERFLTTHKGIDVRGQHFELLPFGAGRRGCPGTSLALQVMQLTLATLLQAFEIATPSNEPVDMTEKVGLINEKTTPVEVHLTPRLPTQLYAWFD; this is translated from the exons ATGCTCTTTTCTCACGCATCCTCTACAACTTTCATGTCCACTATCCTTGCTTTTTTTCTGTTCCTCTTCTTTCTATTATGGATAGTAAGAAGAGCCCAAATAACTCCTCGTAAAACAACACTTCCACCAGAAGCTGGTGGCGCCTGGCCTTTGATTGGCCACCTCCACCAATTACGAGGGACAAAACCAGCCCATATAACATTGGGTAACATGGCCGATAAGTATGGATCAATCTTCACTATCCGACTCGGCGTACATCGTACTCTCATAGTGAGCAGTTGGGAGATTGCTAAAGAGTGCTTCACCACCAATGACAAAGTCTTTGCCAGCCGTCCAAAAGCTATAGCTTCAGAACTCATGGGCTACAACTATGCCTTGTTTGTGCTTAGCCCTTACGGTCCTCACTGGCGCCAAATGCGTAAAATAGCTACCGTCGAGGTCCTCTCAAACCACCGCCTTGAGATGTTCAAAGACATCCGAGAGTCTGAAGTAAATACATCTATAAAAGAGATATACGAGCTCTGGGTCAAGAACAACAACGTGCTGGTAGAGATGAAGAGATGGTTTGGGTCCCTAACCCAAAATGTATTATTTAGGATGGTTATTGGGAAACGATTTGATGGGACTGCAACCAAGAATGAGAATGAATGGAACGATCAATCCCGGAAGACATTAAAAGATTTCTTTCAGTTGAGTGGTACGGTTGTGGTAGCAGATGCGCTTCCTTACCTAAGGTGGTTGGACTTGGGAGGGTACGAGAGAGCAATGAAGCGAACTGCAAAAGAATTTGATGTTGTGGTTGAAGGTTGGTTAGAAGAACATAAGCAAAGGAAGGTTTCCGGTGAGGCAAAGGGACACAAAGACTTTATGGATGTGATGTTGTCTATTGTTACTGACAACGAAGAGAACTCCAATCATGATGCTGATACAATCACTAAAGCTACATGTCTG TCCCTTCTCGTAGCGAGCGCAGACACAATAGCAACAACATTAACATGGGCTCTGTCTCTACTTCTTAACAATCGGGAAGCTCTAAAGAAAGCACAACAAGAGATAGATGTCCAGATTGGGAGGGAGAAGCAAGTAAAGGAATCAGATACGAAAAACTTGGTCTATCTCCAAGCTATCTGCAAAGAATCAATGCGTTTACACCCTGCCGCATCGCTATCTGTCCCACATGAGTCCACGAAAGACTGTACTTTGGCTGGCTACCACATTCCAGCAGGCACGCGACTCCttgttaatttttcaaaaatccatCGAGACCCACATGTTTGGTCTGATCCAAATGAATTTCGGCCAGAAAGATTCCTTACAACCCATAAGGGTATTGATGTTAGGGGCCAGCATTTCGAATTGTTACCATTTGGTGCCGGCAGAAGAGGGTGCCCGGGAACTTCATTAGCGTTACAGGTTATGCAACTTACACTTGCCACCTTGTTGCAGGCTTTTGAAATTGCAACCCCGTCAAATGAGCCCGTGGACATGACCGAGAAAGTTGGACTTATCAATGAGAAAACCACACCAGTTGAAGTCCATCTCACTCCACGCCTTCCTACTCAACTATATGCATGGTTTGATTAG
- the LOC133867189 gene encoding cytochrome P450 CYP82D47-like, with protein sequence MLFPHTSSTTFMATILAFFLFLSFLLWILRRGQITARKTKLPPEAGGAWPFIGHLHQLGGTKPTHITLGNMADKYGSIFTIRLGVHRALIVSSWEIAKECFTTNDKAFASRPKATASEIMGYNYALFVLSPYGPYWRQVRKIATVEVLSNHRLEIVRDIRESEVNTSMKEIYELWVKNNNMLVEMKRWFGSITQNILLRMVVGKRFGGTAIKEENEANDQCQKVLRAFTELSSTSVVADALPYLRWLDLGGYERAMKRTAKEFDVVVEGWLEEHKQRKVSGEAKGHKDFMDVMLSVPDDENNSHYDADTITKATCLSLIVAGADTTSTTLTWALSLLLNNRKALKKAQQEVDIQIGKEKQVKESDIKNLVYLQAILKETLRLYPAGPLSIPHESMEDCTLAGYHVPAGTQLLVDFSKIHRDPHVWSDPNEFQPERFLTTHKGVDVRGQHFELIPFGSGRRVCPGISLALQVMQITLATLLHAFEITTPSNEPVDMTEKVGLTNMKATPLEVHLTPRFPPQVYAWVD encoded by the exons ATGCTATTTCCTCACACATCTTCCACAACTTTCATGGCCACTATCCTTGccttttttctcttcctctccttTCTATTATGGATATTAAGAAGAGGCCAAATAACTGCTCGTAAAACAAAACTTCCACCAGAAGCTGGTGGAGCGTGGCCTTTCATTGGCCACCTCCACCAATTGGGAGGGACAAAACCAACCCATATAACATTAGGTAACATGGCCGATAAGTATGGATCAATCTTCACTATCCGGCTGGGCGTTCATCGTGCTCTGATAGTGAGCAGTTGGGAGATAGCTAAAGAGTGCTTTACCACTAATGACAAAGCCTTTGCCAGCCGTCCAAAAGCTACAGCTTCAGAAATCATGGGCTACAATTATGCCTTGTTTGTGCTTAGTCCTTATGGTCCTTACTGGCGCCAAGTGCGTAAAATAGCCACCGTCGAGGTTCTCTCAAACCACCGCCTTGAGATTGTCAGAGACATCCGAGAGTCTGAAGTAAATACATCTATGAAAGAGATATATGAGCTCTGGGTCAAGAACAACAACATGTTGGTAGAGATGAAGAGATGGTTTGGGTCCATAACCCAAAATATCTTATTGAGGATGGTTGTAGGGAAGCGATTTGGTGGGACTGCAATCAAGGAGGAGAATGAAGCTAACGATCAGTGCCAGAAGGTATTAAGAGCTTTCACTGAGTTGAGTAGTACGTCTGTGGTAGCAGACGCGCTTCCTTACCTAAGGTGGTTGGACTTGGGAGGGTACGAGAGGGCCATGAAGCGAACTGCAAAAGAATTTGATGTTGTGGTTGAAGGTTGGTTAGAAGAACATAAGCAAAGGAAGGTTTCCGGTGAGGCAAAGGGACACAAAGATTTCATGGATGTGATGTTGTCTGTTCCTGACGACGAAAACAACTCCCATTATGATGCTGATACAATCACTAAAGCTACATGCCTG TCCCTTATCGTAGCAGGCGCAGATACAACGTCAACAACATTGACATGGGCTCTCTCTCTACTTCTTAACAATCGGAAAGCCTTAAAGAAAGCACAACAAGAGGTAGATATACAGATTGGAAAGGAGAAGCAAGTAAAGGAATCAGACATAAAAAACTTGGTCTATCTCCAAGCTATCCTCAAAGAAACATTGCGTTTGTACCCTGCTGGACCACTCTCTATCCCGCACGAGTCCATGGAAGACTGCACCTTGGCTGGTTACCACGTTCCAGCAGGCACGCAGCTCCTTGTtgatttttcaaagattcatcgAGACCCACATGTGTGGTCTGATCCTAATGAATTTCAGCCAGAAAGATTCCTTACAACCCATAAAGGTGTTGATGTTAGGGGCCAGCACTTCGAATTGATTCCATTTGGCTCCGGTAGAAGAGTGTGCCCAGGAATTTCATTAGCATTGCAAGTTATGCAAATCACCCTCGCCACTTTGTTGCACGCTTTTGAAATCACAACCCCGTCAAATGAGCCGGTGGACATGACTGAGAAAGTCGGACTCACCAACATGAAAGCTACACCACTCGAAGTCCATCTCACTCCACGATTTCCTCCTCAAGTATATGCATGGGTGGATTAG
- the LOC133865680 gene encoding uncharacterized protein LOC133865680 has product MDLTGDVCGQRCYHTWTNKQPGSDFVSKKLDRVLANGEWFTSFSNTAMEFLERGVSDHSPALVTVAKPVSNGPKSFKFFNFWAEHKNFLEWIEEGWRVEVLQARSDLAKAQSKFLASRDNADCQKKERECLHLLVSLSAAEENFLKQKSRVNWLNLGDGNNAFFHKSVKIRNSYNLIKMLKDDNGNSILDMQEIKELAITFYKNLLGCSSREFSPIEAKGVASLFKKRFSVASIDRMEAPVTRS; this is encoded by the exons ATGGACCTGACAGGAGATGTCTGTGGACAAA GATGCTATCACACATGGACTAATAAGCAACCTGGTTCTGATTTTGTCTCAAAAAAGCTTGATCGAGTTTTGGCTAATGGTGAGTGGTTCACTTCATTTAGTAACACTGCAATGGAGTTCCTTGAGAGGGGAGTCTCGGATCACTCCCCTGCCTTAGTGACTGTAGCTAAGCCCGTTAGTAACGGTCCAAAATCATTCAAATTCTTCAATTTTTGGGCTGAACATAAGAATTTTTTGGAGTGGATCGAGGAAGGTTGGAGGGTTGAG GTTTTGCAAGCTAGGTCTGATCTAGCTAAGGCTCAATCTAAGTTTCTTGCTTCACGAGATAATGCAGACTGTCAGAAAAAAGAGAGGGAATGTTTGCATTTACTGGTTTCTCTCTCGGCTGCTGAGGagaattttctcaaacaaaaGTCTAGGGTTAATTGGCTCAATCTTGGGGATGGTAATAATGCCTTCTTCCATAAATCTGTTAAGATTAGGAACTCCTATAATCTTATCAAGATGTTAAAGGATGATAATGGCAATAGCATTCTGGATATGCAGGAGATTAAAGAGCTGGCTATTACCTTTTATAAGAACCTGTTGGGGTGTTCTTCTCGTGAGTTCTCTCCTATTGAGGCTAAGGGGGTTGCCAGCCTTTTCAAGAAGAGGTTCTCTGTTGCTAGTATAGATCGAATGGAAGCCCCTGTCACCAGATCATAA
- the LOC133866866 gene encoding cytochrome P450 CYP82D47-like isoform X1 yields MLFPQASSTTFMATILAFFLFLFFLLWILRRAQITARKTTLPPEAGGAWPIIGHLHQLGGTKPTHITLGNMADKYGSIFTIRMGVHRALIVSSWKIAKECFTTNDKAFANRPKAIATELMGYDYAMFVLSSYGPYWRQLRKIATHEVLSNHRLEMLKDTLTSEVNSSMKEIYKLCRVNNNSNMLVEMKRWFGTTALNVVLRTVVGKRFDGTATKEENEANDHCRKSLRDYFDLTGVFVVSDALPYLRWLDLGGYEKAMKQTAKELDHVLEGWLEEHKQKKVSGEAKGHQDFMDVMLSNVTDEEKISNYDAGTITKATCLSLILGATDTTTITLTWALSLLLNNRKALKKAQQELDVQIGKERQVKQSDMKNLVYLQAILKETMRLYPPGPLSIPHESSEDCTLAGYHIPAGTRLLVNLSKIQRDPHVWSDPNEFRPERFLTTHKDVDVRGQHFELIPFGAGRRVCPGISFGLQVMQLTLASLLHAFEIATPLDKPVDMTEKVGVTNLKITPLEVHLTPRLPAQLYAWFD; encoded by the exons ATGCTATTTCCTCAAGCATCCTCTACAACTTTCATGGCCACTATCCTCGccttttttctcttcctcttctttctatTATGGATACTAAGAAGAGCCCAAATAACTGCTCGTAAAACAACACTTCCACCCGAAGCTGGTGGCGCCTGGCCTATCATTGGCCACCTCCACCAATTGGGAGGGACAAAACCAACCCATATAACATTGGGTAACATGGCCGATAAGTATGGATCAATCTTCACTATCCGGATGGGCGTACATCGTGCTCTGATAGTGAGCAGTTGGAAGATAGCTAAAGAGTGCTTCACCACAAATGACAAAGCCTTTGCCAACCGTCCAAAAGCTATAGCTACAGAACTCATGGGCTACGACTATGCCATGTTTGTGCTTAGCTCATACGGTCCTTACTGGCGCCAACTGCGTAAAATAGCCACCCACGAGGTCCTCTCGAACCACCGTCTTGAGATGCTCAAAGACACCCTAACGTCTGAGGTAAATTCATCTATGAAAGAGATATACAAACTGTGCAGGGtcaacaacaacagcaacatGTTGGTAGAGATGAAGAGATGGTTTGGGACCACAGCCCTAAATGTTGTATTGAGGACGGTTGTAGGGAAGCGATTTGATGGGACTGCAACCAAGGAGGAGAATGAAGCTAACGATCATTGCCGGAAGTCATTAAGAGATTACTTTGACTTGACTGGTGTGTTTGTGGTATCAGATGCGCTTCCATACCTAAGGTGGTTGGACTTGGGAGGGTACGAGAAGGCCATGAAACAAACTGCAAAAGAATTGGATCATGTGCTCGAGGGTTGGTTAGAAGAACATAAGCAAAAGAAAGTTTCCGGTGAGGCAAAGGGACACCAAGACTTTATGGATGTGATGTTGTCTAATGTTACTGACGAGGAAAAGATCTCCAATTACGATGCTGGTACAATCACTAAAGCTACATGTCTG TCCCTTATCTTAGGGGCCACAGACACAACAACAATAACATTGACATGGGCTCTTTCTCTACTTCTGAACAACCGGAAAGCCCTAAAGAAAGCACAACAAGAGTTAGATGTCCAGATTGGCAAGGAGAGACAAGTAAAGCAATCAGACATGAAAAACCTGGTCTATCTCCAAGCAATCCTCAAAGAAACAATGCGTTTATACCCTCCCGGACCGCTCTCTATCCCGCACGAGTCCTCAGAAGATTGCACTTTGGCTGGCTACCACATTCCAGCGGGCACGCGACTCCTTGTTAATCTTTCAAAGATCCAACGAGACCCACATGTGTGGTCTGATCCAAATGAATTTCGGCCAGAAAGATTCCTTACAACCCATAAGGATGTTGATGTTAGGGGCCAGCATTTCGAATTGATACCATTTGGTGCCGGTAGAAGAGTGTGCCCGGGAATCTCGTTTGGGTTGCAAGTTATGCAACTCACACTTGCCTCCTTGTTGCACGCTTTCGAAATTGCGACACCGTTAGATAAGCCCGTGGACATGACTGAGAAAGTCGGAGTTACCAACCTGAAAATTACACCACTTGAAGTCCATCTCACTCCTCGCCTTCCTGCTCAACTATATGCATGGTTTGATTAG
- the LOC133866866 gene encoding cytochrome P450 CYP82D47-like isoform X2 — protein MLFPQASSTTFMATILAFFLFLFFLLWILRRAQITARKTTLPPEAGGAWPIIGHLHQLGGTKPTHITLGNMADKYGSIFTIRMGVHRALIVSSWKIAKECFTTNDKAFANRPKAIATELMGYDYAMFVLSSYGPYWRQLRKIATHEVLSNHRLEMLKDTLTSEVNSSMKEIYKLCRVNNNSNMLVEMKRWFGTTALNVVLRTVVGKRFDGTATKEENEANDHCRKSLRDYFDLTGVFVVSDALPYLRWLDLGGYEKAMKQTAKELDHVLEGWLEEHKQKKVSGEAKGHQDFMDVMLSNVTDEEKISNYDAGTITKATCLSLILGATDTTTITLTWALSLLLNNRKALKKAQQELDVQIGKERQVKQSDMKNLVYLQAILKETMRLYPPGPLSIPHESSEDCTLAGYHIPAGTRLLVNLSKIQRDPHVWSDPNEFRPERFLTTHKDVDVRGQHFELIPFGAGRRVCPGISFGLQVMQLTLASLLHAFEIATPLDKPVDMTEKVGVTNLKITPLEVHLTPRLPAQLYA, from the exons ATGCTATTTCCTCAAGCATCCTCTACAACTTTCATGGCCACTATCCTCGccttttttctcttcctcttctttctatTATGGATACTAAGAAGAGCCCAAATAACTGCTCGTAAAACAACACTTCCACCCGAAGCTGGTGGCGCCTGGCCTATCATTGGCCACCTCCACCAATTGGGAGGGACAAAACCAACCCATATAACATTGGGTAACATGGCCGATAAGTATGGATCAATCTTCACTATCCGGATGGGCGTACATCGTGCTCTGATAGTGAGCAGTTGGAAGATAGCTAAAGAGTGCTTCACCACAAATGACAAAGCCTTTGCCAACCGTCCAAAAGCTATAGCTACAGAACTCATGGGCTACGACTATGCCATGTTTGTGCTTAGCTCATACGGTCCTTACTGGCGCCAACTGCGTAAAATAGCCACCCACGAGGTCCTCTCGAACCACCGTCTTGAGATGCTCAAAGACACCCTAACGTCTGAGGTAAATTCATCTATGAAAGAGATATACAAACTGTGCAGGGtcaacaacaacagcaacatGTTGGTAGAGATGAAGAGATGGTTTGGGACCACAGCCCTAAATGTTGTATTGAGGACGGTTGTAGGGAAGCGATTTGATGGGACTGCAACCAAGGAGGAGAATGAAGCTAACGATCATTGCCGGAAGTCATTAAGAGATTACTTTGACTTGACTGGTGTGTTTGTGGTATCAGATGCGCTTCCATACCTAAGGTGGTTGGACTTGGGAGGGTACGAGAAGGCCATGAAACAAACTGCAAAAGAATTGGATCATGTGCTCGAGGGTTGGTTAGAAGAACATAAGCAAAAGAAAGTTTCCGGTGAGGCAAAGGGACACCAAGACTTTATGGATGTGATGTTGTCTAATGTTACTGACGAGGAAAAGATCTCCAATTACGATGCTGGTACAATCACTAAAGCTACATGTCTG TCCCTTATCTTAGGGGCCACAGACACAACAACAATAACATTGACATGGGCTCTTTCTCTACTTCTGAACAACCGGAAAGCCCTAAAGAAAGCACAACAAGAGTTAGATGTCCAGATTGGCAAGGAGAGACAAGTAAAGCAATCAGACATGAAAAACCTGGTCTATCTCCAAGCAATCCTCAAAGAAACAATGCGTTTATACCCTCCCGGACCGCTCTCTATCCCGCACGAGTCCTCAGAAGATTGCACTTTGGCTGGCTACCACATTCCAGCGGGCACGCGACTCCTTGTTAATCTTTCAAAGATCCAACGAGACCCACATGTGTGGTCTGATCCAAATGAATTTCGGCCAGAAAGATTCCTTACAACCCATAAGGATGTTGATGTTAGGGGCCAGCATTTCGAATTGATACCATTTGGTGCCGGTAGAAGAGTGTGCCCGGGAATCTCGTTTGGGTTGCAAGTTATGCAACTCACACTTGCCTCCTTGTTGCACGCTTTCGAAATTGCGACACCGTTAGATAAGCCCGTGGACATGACTGAGAAAGTCGGAGTTACCAACCTGAAAATTACACCACTTGAAGTCCATCTCACTCCTCGCCTTCCTGCTCAACTATATGCATG A